In Benincasa hispida cultivar B227 chromosome 8, ASM972705v1, whole genome shotgun sequence, the sequence TGCTCTTTTTACTGCTTTTCCTGCAAGAGTACATTAGCTCCTAGACACATTAGATTTTTAGCATGTTGGGAGTAATTtcaaaatggttaaaatcattcCGAAAAtacttttaatcattcaaaataaatttctatagTACAAAAAATGCGATTGGAAGTGTGAAActaaatattaaaatgattttGAGTGACTAAAGGCGTGGGTCAGGGAGATTTAAACATGATAAAAGTAGTTTtcacaatttcaaaatcactttgtTATATTTCTTACTTTCTTACTACTTTATTATAAACGACCCAGATGCTGATCAAATGGGGGTGTTTATGGTAATTAGGTCCATGTGATTGATTCGTTGCCAGAAGTGTATCCAAAAATTGATGCATGGGTAGAGGATGTACTGTTGGAGGAAGGAAATGCAACAATTTTAACTCTATTTGCTTGCCTACTCACTGTTCTATATCTTAGAGAGCGACAACGGAGGCATGCAGCTGTTCGGGCGGCTGCAGCTGCTGCCGCTGCTGAGGCTGTGCCACTCCATCCAAATGACCATGTCCCTCCACAAAATTAAATCATTACCTGTACTTTTGATTGAATTGATCACTGCTCTTTTTTATCTTTTACTTTTCAATGAGGTATGAGAATCTTTTCTGCAACGTTATGTACAGGAAATTAGAACTCAACTGCGTAGAGAGGAAAGAGCTTTTGCGTTCTTGTGACTTTTACAACACAGAGTAGAGGAAggatttcaaaatgtttatcACCTCGATTATAGAaaacaaagattttttttattttttttttgtgatttatTGACGTGGCAATTCCATTGTAGATTTGTATGAGCTAGCTCTTTTGTCCTTTGCTGATACTACTAATTAAACTTGTTTACATGGAAATTCCATAAGGTGTTAAATTTTTATGCAATTTCAACTTGTAGGGTTGGCCTCTGACCTTTCGGATCAAATTGGCTTTTTCTTAGGACTTAATTGCTACAAACGCTCAACTTCTGGGTTCTGTTTGGAATTGTAATTGCAAgcttaaaaaatgattatatatCTAAAATTTCTTTGTCATATCTAAATCACTTTTATATTTGTTTAGAACAAAAGTTATTAGATTTTAACTTTTCCAGCTCCCCATCGAAAGAGACTGTGTTAGGAAATAGAGTAGGCGGGTCTTCTTCAGTCCGCTTGGAAAGCGTTATTATATCTTTTTCCAAATACTCAGCACTTTTTGTTTACCCATCTTAACTTCTCATTCCAAATTAAAGAATTGATTCAATTTCTTGTAACAATTATTgtttaaaatacttttatcaAACAATTTAGACTAAACAAAAAAAGTTGCAATTCTGATCatatagatttttaaaaaataatatcataataaattacaatttaaatattaaaataaaaataataaaattaaatatggtAATTAGTTTTTCCCAATCACGAATTAAAATTTACTAAAcattattttaccttttttttaccattgatttttcttaaaaCACAAGTATCATCAATCTTTTCAAAAACAACTACAATTTCAAACCAAGTCTTAGTTTATTTAACTCTGCAAGACTGCTATATTTAAGACCGATGAGTGTACATATGTCCATTATGTATAcagtatatataatataatttcaaCTGGATCATGAGGAATCTTAATATTACATTACATGGTCAACTTGTGTAACTGCCTTGGCCATAAAAGAAGCAAAAAGATAGTCGCTGAAGTAGTGACAACTAATATGTATACATTTTCTGATGGTAAACATATAATTACAACTAAAAGTCCCAAAAGCAAGTTAATTATCCCAGTACGGCCACTTGTCATCATTTTCAACAAAATAGAACCATTATCTTCCACTTGTTTGCTATCAATAGATATCTGAAATGCACAAACTCAAGCTACTTTTCATCTATTAATCTTCTGCTACCAGCCGAGTGCCAAATATTCTGTACTGTCTACTTCCCCATGCATCTTGTTTATTAAGGTAATAAGATTTTAAGCAGCACTGCACCCATGGAGGATTTCTTGTACTGGCCTCATTTTTCTCACTTGCTGAAACCCCAAGTAACTTGTTTCGTTTCCTCGTTAAAGCATCGATCGATGGATGGCCGCCAAAGAATTTGTACTTGAGCCAGATTAAGACAAACATGAAAAACACAATCAGAAGAGGACCAATAAGTACAACGCATTACTACAGCCCTACGGAGGCATGAACACAATGTTCTGGGGAATTATTATCTTCACGAACCAAGGGAAAGAAATGCACAACATCTACTACATTGCAACCAATGCAAGAAATGTATTGCTAGTCAtaaaatattccaatggaaagTTTGTTAAGTGTCTAGTGCCACAAATACAATTTCTTCCATCCTTCACCCAAGAAAAAGTCGGAAACAATAGAAAAGAGTGAGTTTGATTTTTCACAAGTGATGGGTGCATTTTCTGATAGATCAAGCAGAGTCTCACTATAACACATCTTGAAAGTGAAAAACGGAGTCTTAATATAACATAGCTTAAAGGGGAAATGTGCCACAAACTACTGTATGTGGAAGTTTTAGGATAATGGTTCACTAAAGTAAGTTACACTGATCTGTATCAACTCATGCTTAGTTGACAGGGCTTAGCTATAGTTATGTTAGATTCCAGTAAACTTCATATAAGACAGGCCTTCCCGTGCTTCTCGTAAAGAATTTAGGGGTGGATTCTTGGGAGAGATTGCAGTAAATTTCATATAAGAGTCCCTTGCCAGTAAATAACACTAATAAGGAATCAGCTGCACAATTTACTTCTAAGTTCTTTAAGAATGGAAATTACAAAGTAAAAGCGAATAATAAGGAACCAGATCATCACTTTCCTTTCTTCTAAATACTTTgtgaatgaaaaataaacattcCCAGAACGTATGTAGTATTAAATGGTAAAAGGAATCTTACTCCATCTTCAGCATATAATAGGGCATGAATTCTTGCAGTTGGATCTTCTAGGCACAGCCTAACCCGGTAAATCCCTTCAGGAGAGCGGAAGTCCTTGGCCTGTAATGGATATATTGCTATCACTCGAACTATACATTTGAATTTTGCAGTCACCTGTCAAGAGAAAACTTCATCGATCAAGAAATAAGGTCAAGCAGTTTGCAAAACGGGTGCAACAAGGATGACTGAGGACATAGCATGCACTGGAAGTGACTAGTGTGGAAAACCAATGCATaaccaagaaaaataaataaggaTTTTTAAATATGTGAGATAGAACAAGTTTTCTCTCGAATACATCCATTTAATCTAATTATGGAATCGGAAATTGCCACAACAGaaacaatatattaaaatgaGATGTAAACTTAAACCTGCCCCAGTAAACAGCCCAACTCAGAGGAGGAACATAGATCATTAAAGCAATTGAAAGAGTACATAAGACCTAGATATGTAAGCACACGTTCATTCTAAAGACCATTCATGAAACCTTCAACATCCATTCAAGTGTATCACCATTATGTAAAACAAGCAAGCACATGATAAATTGTGCCGAGGATTATTGACTTGCATTGAAAAATGCAAGGACACTACATATAAAATTTCGTAAAGTACATAAACCATCAAGAAACAGAAACTTCCCAACAAACAACCACCACGCAATAGAGAGATGCAGTACCTTTGAATATGTCAAAACATCCATCAATGTGGCAAACGGTTCATTATTGTAATCAACCTCTGTTAAAGGAACGAGATAATCAGAAAATTGCCACCAGAAAAAAAATTCCAAGTGAACTTTAATCAATCAGAAACAGTTAAAACTCAAAATCAAAGTAAccattgcaataaaataaaatttcatgaaaATATAACTCCAAACCTGTAATGGGTGAAGGCGAAGGAAAGCTCCAAAAAGGAATTCTCCCCAAAATTGATGCTAAACGCTCTTCGTATGATCTAATAATTAGATATGATAATGTATCAAAACCATTGGGTAAAAGATTGAAGCAAGAGTCTAAcgtgtattttatttatctgaGATGAGATAATGGAAAGTTAACCTTTGGCGCAACTGTATGGCATTATCTTCATTCGATGTATAACGAAGCTTTGAAAATGTTGTCACCacaatttggaaagatccaacTTGCATTTCACAGAAGACATTCGTAAATTTCATCCATTTACCATTATTGAGAATGGATAAACTCTGCTTCTCAATTCCTTTGTCAAAGATCAACCTCAAGATAGAGCCAACAGGAGGTAATGTACATAATATATCTCTTGGCAAAACCAATGGTCCCGAGTGATGTACATAATCAATTTCAATTGCCAACCTGGGTCATGCCTAATTATTAACAAAGTTCAACATAATACAACTTCAATGAAAGGTAAGTTCACGTAATGAGAATTAATATCCTCCCCACGGCCAAAGAAAGAACAAGGGAGAAAGagaatacatacatacatataaatatcataaaacatCTTGACTTCAAGAGTAAAGATCACGTGAAAGTACAACTATAGTTTTATTTGCATTCATAAATAAAGATGGTTTATCAGTTCTTTGTTTGAGGAATTGATGGAACAAACAATTGTTGAGTTCGAGGTTGAAATATAAGATGTACCCTAATCAGATCTTTGTATAAAGAATCTTCTATTGCTCGGCAATAACTGTTTGGTACACCAAATTGGCAACTTGAAGAAAATTGTTTCAAACAAGCATTACAAAGGAACAGGCAACAAAGGCTCACTCCTTCCTCTTTTGTGACAAAGGACACACAAAGAGGAAGAAGGATGAAATTTAGAAATCTAACTTTTTTGGGGACGTTACAACTCCAAGTAAACTTAGCCTTGCCTTTAGGACGTGCCCAAGGAGCATCCATAATATGATGGAACAAAGAGAGAGTAGAGGTTCCAGAAGTGACAACTCTCCAAAACCAGCCCTGGTATTTAACAGATCAGTGCTCTTCAATTAAAAGGATGAGGTGAACCCATTATTCAACCTTCAAAGCATAAAGGCTCCTTTAAACCCCCAAATTATAACTCACATAAAAGCCATCCCAATCATTTTCACGCCTGTACTTCCGAGATTTGACAGGTTAACAAGTCGAGAAAAACAATCTTTGTGTGATTTCTCCCTACCTATTCCAGACTTCCCAAAGTTGACTCTCCTTCCAATGTAGAGTTTGAAAATTGTCTCCATAAAGATTCTGTAAGAGACTATTGTTTACAGCGTAGCAATGATTTCTAGAACCACATCCTTCAGGATCATCCAAAAATGTTCTTAGCCTTTATTGTATGTTATCTTCTAGTATGGCAGGTACATTTAAAATTGTACAGAAAAATATAGTATAAAACCAGACTATTTTGCAAAGATTTGGAAATATGGTTCTTTGTTTCCTTGGAAATGTTATACAGAGGCAACAACACAGTACCACTTTACTGTTAATGTGAAATCGCTTACCACCATCATCATCACAGGAAATGAATTACAGCAGTTATCAATAGTTGTATAACCAACTGACATGATATGCTTTTATAACCAACTGACATGATATGcttttataaacaaattagTTTGATGAACTCACTTTGTGTCAATGCTAATCGGTGGAGCATCAGTTCCATCCCAAACAAAAGCCAGAGTCCCATTATTAGCATCCTCACACATGTAGACAATCTTTGTGTGTGTGAGAGaaagagtgagagagagagagagagagagggagttAGACTAACTGAGCTAGAATAGGATGCGTGTCATATCACTTTTAAGGATATTGTTAAGAGAATCAGTTACCTTACTTAACAAAGCAGAAGGGaagagttaaaaaaaagttaatagtTTTTCTCTATGGATAAAACAGATAGAAAAAGGGATACCGTGGAATTCTTGAAAAACATTATCATGCGTAGATAATTCCTCACCTTGCAGATCAAATTTACATGTTCGCTTTCCTTTAAATCTCTCAGAAATGAAAAGTTGGTTGATCCTACAAAATTCGGGGACAATTCAAAAGTTTTTCAGTAAGTCATGCACGAACTGTTTGATATTCAAGATTTATATACACTGGCTAATAAACATGTGTCCTTAAACACATACATCCAACATGTGCCCTTAAACAGAGGGATGCTGTTGTTgaccaatttttttatatttctgaTCTCTAAGTTAATATTCTTTGTATTTATTGTGAGAAAGAACTATAAGTAACTCCTTAGGATGAAGAACAATAAAAGAAAGCCAGCAAGCTAAATTGGTTGTTTATAAACTGAACACTTCATTGACAGACCTTCATCAAGTTCAAAACCAACCAGCCAATCCCTCAGACTCGAAATGAACTTTTTATCGAGATCTCTGCATCGAAATTTTGGCGATACATCATATGGTAGAAAGTCCAATCCATCTTTTCCTTCATACAAAGCAAATGAAGAAAACTTCTTATTGAAGACAGCATATATTTCCCCCTGATGAGTTTTCATCTGCAATTATCACTTGATTTCTGAGATAGTCATTGACCACCTATCATTTGGATCCATAGgaatgaaaagaaaactataacATTGCTCAACTGCTCAAGGAGAAAAGAAGATTCATTTAATCGTCCAATACCAAACATTTCCGGTAAATGTTTCAAGAAAACTAGTTTGTACCTTTATTCATTTGTTGGGCAGTAGAAACAACCATAATTGACAAGACAAAATGACAAGAGGATAAGGAGTCAAGCCAACATAAGGGGTAGAAAATGTATATTTCAGAAAAATTATGTATATACCATCCACAAAAATATTCTTGTAAAAAATATGTCCTCTAGAATAGTCAATAATCTCAAGTCAATAGATTTTGGCGTGAACTAACTACGGTCATCCATTCACGTTctgttttgcaatttttttccattcattGCAATTTCACAAAGTTGTTAGGATAACAAGAGtttcttaaaagaaataaatgataCTTGAAAACAAAAAGATATGTTTGAACAAGAGActgaaagagaaaaataaacaaaacatgcaagaaaaaacattaaaataaaatattcctAAGAATTAGAATTGTTGAGTACCGTAACATGCGAAAGTTCAATGATATCTCCTGCTGAAGCAACATGGGGAAGCTTTTCCAAACTTTCAGCAAAAATATTTGCAGTAATTCCAGGTCTTTTATGAGATTGGTCAACAATTTTTACAGCGCAAAAGCAATCTGCAAAAGTATATAAATGATCTCAAAGTAGGCAGAACCTTAAGGAAACAAATTGTGGCTCAAAACTTAAGAAATTACAAGACAGATACAAAATGATGAAAAGTGTGATTTACATGACCCAGTAttcaaaaatgaatttaattgacCGAGTTACATGATGTGCCATGTATAGATTAGTTTGACTTTCAAGTGGGAAAAAAAATCCAGAGTCTAAAGCATGTATTCATCACACAGTATTTGGATAGTCAAGCCTTGGCATATTTCTTGAGCTCCCATATATGGGTCAGCTGGTCAAGTCAAAATCTAACTACGTATAAGTGACTCAACATGCTAGTCCTACCAGTATATCTATGGAAACTACTGGGAACCTTCGTATATGGCAAACAAACAAAATTCCACCATTCTAAGTTTCTAACAGAAACCATCAAACACAAATACACAAGATAATCTACTGAACAGAGAAAATATAGATCAAATAGGTCAATGTGATGTCCTGGTACATATTAAACTACAAGCTGGAAGAGTTCAACATAGAAGTCATTACAGTGGTCCATATCTTCCCATTAGGGTGAACTTTAATCTTCCTCATTTTCAATCTTAAAATTTTACTTGAAGACCGATAATAGTACCCAATAAATAGATCACCAGTACTTGATAAgacaaagataaaataaaccaAAGTGACAGTAGATTATGACAAAGCATGCACTTGAGATCAACTAGACAACAATGTAAGAACACTCCTACTTCCGCCACAATACATCTGCTATTCAAGAGAAATTTACAAGAACTGGCTCAGGAAAAACACCTTACTGCAGACATATCGTCAATCTACTACCGTCCAAACGGAAGCAGCCGTAAGTCCGGCCTTTGATTCATCATTGCCAGTAACTTATTACACGCAAAACCATGAGATCGATGATATCAAAATACGAGATGCTCagattttacttttaaaaaaaaacatgcttcAGAATAAGAAATGAAACTGCTAACAATTTCAAAGGAGTGAATCGCAGAAACAAAACCTATCTATACGGCATGGAATAgaggaaagagagaaaaaaataccaGTGCCCTTAGTTCGCCTGGGGAAACCAAACTCGATGATAACGCCAATAAGGTTAACCTTCTGGTTTATGGAGGCAATAGCATCTCTAATCTCCATGAATTTATAGTCGTCGCTGCTCCCCATCTCTGTGAGCCCCAAGTTTCGGACCTTGCGAGCAATTCCCTAAACCCTCACAAACCTTCCGGTTTAGGGTTTTATGCTACACTACGCCCATCCATATTTTTCCCGCTGTATTTTCCCGCTTTGCTTTAGCGACCactgtggttttttttttttttttttttcctttttgagtACAACACAAGCCACACGACAAAACAGataaatgtttaaatattattttggattctatatttttggattaatttgttTTAGTCTCCTACTTTGAAAGTGTCCATTTTAGccattatattttcaatttttttccattttgattcctatttttcaaaatattcatcgtggtccttatactttcaactttgattcattctgatctttaaatttttaaaaaatgaccattttaatcttttaaaacaaggaataaaagtgaaaaataaGAGACCAAAATGATCACTTTTTatataaggaccaaaatgaattaaagttgaaaatgtggtaaccaaaatgaatattttgaaagtacaaatactaaaatgaactaaaattaaaagtacaatgaccaaagtagtatttaaaccaaTACTTAAACTAACATCACCAATCACAAGTGTTATAAATATGAcattggctaaatatatttttttaagttcttGGCATTAATTTCTTGGGTTTTTAGGAGTTGTCTCTGTTTTTATATCTGGTGGACCTTGTCTCAGATGTTGTTCTTCTAATTGTCAAACCTGcatattatttctttctttgtttaacttattctgtaaattattttgtttgaaatgttttccttttttgtagCTAACGATTTTATGTGGGAATATTTTCCATCATGTCGTTGTTCTTGTGCTACGATTGCTGCATCTATTGTTTGTAAGACCATTGTGTAGAGATTAAATTCTTACATAATAAGTTCTTTAAATTATTTGTGGCGGTGTATTCTTCATTAGTTTCTGTTgcatttacaaaagtttgatTGGTCTTAGGGGGAGCTTAAAACTTTGTTTAACGAGAAGGATTTTTCAGTCTTATGGGGAGCCTAAGGTGTCTTTCATCTGAGAAAGAAGATCTTAAAACTTAGGGAAAGCCTAATTTCTCGTGTGAAGAGAGTTCACAAGTAGAAAAAAAGATATCATCAAGTGAGAATGAGTCTCACATATTTAAAGGGTGCCTAAGTATTTCAACACCGATATTCACAtacttaaggggagcctaagtttaaGAAAGAGATAGTCTCTATTGGGATGTATGTCCTAAAATCTCGTAATTAATATGTTATCTGAAATAATGGTTGGTTATTTTATGCAATAATCCACTAAAGAAagatttgaggttattgtgtaACTGATcttgtttaagtaataacctaaatagtttgtagaTATGGATAAGGTTTTGTGTCTTATGTCGGTGACACTGTGgttgcgacccactttgtaattgttataacacttgtaaatgttggattttatgtcctaaaactcgtggtttataaacaataaacatattctatttttttcaataaaattattattgaggTTTACTCagtgaagatgttattgaatatgtgaattacaCTTGAaaaactcaattcaataaactaagaataattggctattacatgaatacttgaactatatgtggagacataaaagtggatcaagttcgagtaaatagccaaaatagtctatagtacaagcataaggctaggtaccttgtcttggggacactatggatgcggcctactttgtatctGATACAAACGTGTGATCCTAAATTGTTCATGTGAagatatgcgagtggaggcatcttatgcaatgagtttgcataagatcagatcGCGAAATAGACACTTTTACTTTATGATGTCATTTACTGTTACAACAGACTATTTCAATgggatgacctaggtaactcgatcttaatcatgagctaactataacTTCTacttattcgagattatcctttaatctgctcGGGTGAGAGTGGTCCGagtttgtcgactcaataagcctcacaTTTTAgagataagaccgggtagatagttggggacatagtcctacaagatggaattcactcctacccaattatagggatagtatataggttgttcttttaagtgttgactccgggtCTCGAACAATGAGTCCCTGAAGGACTGGAGATCGATAGCGGAAGCGAGGTCGGTCTTAATTctcaaatctcataaaattaaaaatacagagATCTCAAATTATACAAATTACAGAGAATATTTTGCAGCATGCTTCTAAAGGAGGATTAAGGTTAGAAATATACTTACCGTTGAAGAACTGATTTTTCACGATAATCCTCATCGAACAGCCATGAAATCTCCTCTTGATTACAAATAAGTATAATAATccaaaatggccaccaccaagaGGTAATCCTCTATATTTTTCTTACGGGTTGAGAATTAGTAAGATGTGTGGgctttgctttttttttttttttttgggagagaGAGAACTTGATTAGAAGAAATATATGTTCTTACTgagaattgaaggaactctaattataGAGGATCtgtgagtggaagcggatcgttccaaactctattgtgaaagaacataagtatttacaatcatacagaaacgattatgcattaaagataaattacagtATGTTTCTTGAAATAAATACAGGGgatcaagaaaaaaatatatttgaagaactctttcttcacgtatttctcTCGATCAAACTCGAAAGCAATGATCAACTCGAACTTCctcgaacacaatcgagtaaaACTCAATCCTTGAACAGAactagacaccaccacaagattaccttgtattctcggtgtgaaaatcttgaagttgtgggctctggctaattcTGGATAGAGGGAATGAGGAATGGAGGAGGAggagacgatcgagtaaacgatgatacaatcgtgtagaagatgaaggtctattgcatagacttgACGCTTGATCGTTTGGTAAAGACTACCatcatatagtaaactcgatagtCAATCATGTAGTCATTTGATGGCGAAAAAGATAACTTTTTTTCATTGAatgattagaaaaataatttttcttctttatcccATTTAGCCATAGAACCGTCTAACCACCTACTAAGGGTGGTtactagagaaaaagaaatttaattatctcataattaataaattataaataaatacaataactaacttatcatattatatttataacctatagttttaatattacatcatatgtaacatataaaccatagttcattttctattttatggcatttaatataaatcatatttatactaattcctctaattaaataataatgtatcaaatacatcatatcaattatatcatatataattaaattaatttaattatatcatatataatcaaatttcctcttgttaatttgaacatttcaaattaacccaaaaactgattctcaacttgaatccattgagctaccaaggggacctgacctataacttgaagctccaactgtacatgaataactgactaaactctttaatcacattatccaacatccgttaattgccggacactccattaaataccgacagttgcacttttcacattacatatatatttttgtgaccattggatataaccaatcaacagtacgatggaCCTTtgcaaattgctcgtaagtacagctaagccaaattaccattttgcccctgtagttacatctaactccttaagtaccattgactcctctaatgaacaatagatcatagtctcattatgactaaaccctttttcgggctaagagaagatggggcgccacattgttcaagccccggaatcaactcttaaaggagcaatttatctacttacccctgcatcggggaaagagtaaatttcatcttgtgtagctgagttcccagctccccaattagacgaatccccaaagtggtaggtttattgagtcgatgatctagccactttcacccatacaaatcaaaagaccgccttcataggcaggagttcacaacttatttagaattaaggtcatgttacctatggtcattctagtgaaatgaaagtcttaattatgaacggtgttatataacgagactaaacattttgtggtctggtcttatacaaactcttttgtatagaatatccccgctcgcatgtttaatacatgaatgattaggatcagatcatttgtagcactttacaacatttgtaacacctacaaagcgggtcatactcgtagtgtcaccaggataaggtatccttccttatccatataatacagaccatttaggttatcacttagaatatgatccacttgtatgtctccacatacatgtttaatttacaatgataactatggatcttagtttattggtttgtggttaatacaattaaaatatctcatattgcatagattgaagtgaataaaatatcatatatgataaatcacgaaatgtttgttcatacaagtgtttacaaactacagaaccctatgagatttagggcatcaaccccaacaatctcccacttgttctaaagctagtggggtgtacaagataatctaattacaagtacacaaaacaataaactagggcacaaacgcccagtacaagatcttccatttgccctagtccaaccgtggtttgtcccatagacccatactttgcaggtgaccttcaaacaccgTAGTTgtgagggccttcataaatgggtcagcaacgttgtgctccaaagctatctttGTGAaaatcacgtccccttgatgcacaatctctcgaatgagatggtatttccgCTCAATGTGCTTGTTGCGcttatgactccgaggctcacgggaattcgccacagcaccactattatcacaataaagggtgatgggccgagacatgtctggaacagcTTCCAGATAaatactcggcctccatggtggagtcagcgatacacccctgcttggtgcttcgccaaactacaacccctctgttgagagtgaatactgatcctaaagtggatttcagggaatccttattagtctgaaaatcagagtctatgtatcctttaaggatcaaatccttagaaccatacacaagcatgtagtccctcgttctccatggatacttgaggatgttcttgacggctGTCCAATGacctgtcctggattagactaatatctactgactaccctcacagcatagcagatgtcaggtctggtacataacatcgcatacatcaaactgcctacaacagatgcataggggaccctctcatttcctcaacctcttgaggtgtcttaggatgttgttcctt encodes:
- the LOC120083333 gene encoding protection of telomeres protein 1b isoform X2, with product MKTHQGEIYAVFNKKFSSFALYEGKDGLDFLPYDVSPKFRCRDLDKKFISSLRDWLVGFELDEGSTNFSFLRDLKESEHVNLICKIVYMCEDANNGTLAFVWDGTDAPPISIDTKLAIEIDYVHHSGPLVLPRDILCTLPPVGSILRLIFDKGIEKQSLSILNNGKWMKFTNVFCEMQVGSFQIVVTTFSKLRYTSNEDNAIQLRQRSYEERLASILGRIPFWSFPSPSPITEVDYNNEPFATLMDVLTYSKVTAKFKCIVRVIAIYPLQAKDFRSPEGIYRVRLCLEDPTARIHALLYAEDGYKFFGGHPSIDALTRKRNKLLGVSASEKNEASTRNPPWVQCCLKSYYLNKQDAWGSRQYRIFGTRLVAED
- the LOC120083333 gene encoding protection of telomeres protein 1b isoform X1, with protein sequence MGSSDDYKFMEIRDAIASINQKVNLIGVIIEFGFPRRTKGTDCFCAVKIVDQSHKRPGITANIFAESLEKLPHVASAGDIIELSHVTMKTHQGEIYAVFNKKFSSFALYEGKDGLDFLPYDVSPKFRCRDLDKKFISSLRDWLVGFELDEGSTNFSFLRDLKESEHVNLICKIVYMCEDANNGTLAFVWDGTDAPPISIDTKLAIEIDYVHHSGPLVLPRDILCTLPPVGSILRLIFDKGIEKQSLSILNNGKWMKFTNVFCEMQVGSFQIVVTTFSKLRYTSNEDNAIQLRQRSYEERLASILGRIPFWSFPSPSPITEVDYNNEPFATLMDVLTYSKVTAKFKCIVRVIAIYPLQAKDFRSPEGIYRVRLCLEDPTARIHALLYAEDGYKFFGGHPSIDALTRKRNKLLGVSASEKNEASTRNPPWVQCCLKSYYLNKQDAWGSRQYRIFGTRLVAED